In Ochrobactrum vermis, the following proteins share a genomic window:
- a CDS encoding SUF system Fe-S cluster assembly protein, which produces MTDMEQKVHDQTVDTTSVEGGEKAEGSSVFSASAIPQEDLLRMTDDIIAALKTVYDPEIPADIYELGLIYKIDIEDDRTVKIEMTLTAPGCPVAGEMPGWVENAVGAVEGVSLVEVTMTFDPPWTADRMSEEAQVAVGWY; this is translated from the coding sequence ATGACCGATATGGAACAGAAAGTTCACGACCAAACGGTCGATACCACGTCCGTCGAGGGCGGAGAAAAGGCTGAAGGCAGTTCGGTGTTTTCTGCTTCTGCCATTCCGCAGGAAGACCTCCTGCGTATGACGGACGACATCATCGCGGCCTTGAAGACGGTTTATGATCCCGAGATCCCAGCCGACATCTACGAGCTTGGTCTCATCTACAAGATCGACATCGAAGACGACCGCACCGTGAAGATCGAGATGACCCTGACAGCCCCTGGGTGCCCCGTTGCTGGTGAGATGCCTGGCTGGGTTGAGAATGCCGTCGGTGCCGTCGAAGGTGTCTCTCTCGTAGAAGTTACGATGACATTTGACCCGCCGTGGACCGCGGACCGTATGTCCGAAGAGGCTCAAGTGGCTGTCGGCTGGTATTGA
- the sufA gene encoding Fe-S cluster assembly scaffold SufA, which translates to MGRFAVMTLTDKAADRVREIIASRDGALGIRVGVKKGGCAGMEYTIDLVTEAKAGDDVIKKDGAHVFIAPEAVLFLLGTQMDFEVTTLRTGFVFNNPNQTSACGCGESVEIQAASPESLRDMQGAA; encoded by the coding sequence ATGGGCCGTTTCGCAGTCATGACGCTAACCGATAAAGCAGCTGATCGCGTTCGCGAGATTATCGCATCGCGCGATGGCGCGCTTGGTATCCGGGTGGGTGTGAAAAAAGGCGGATGCGCCGGAATGGAATACACCATCGATCTCGTCACGGAGGCCAAAGCTGGCGACGATGTGATCAAGAAGGACGGTGCCCATGTTTTCATCGCACCGGAAGCGGTTCTTTTCCTGCTTGGCACCCAGATGGATTTCGAAGTGACGACGCTGCGAACGGGTTTTGTCTTCAACAATCCGAACCAAACATCGGCTTGCGGCTGTGGCGAATCCGTCGAAATCCAGGCTGCCTCTCCTGAAAGCCTTCGCGATATGCAAGGCGCAGCCTAG
- a CDS encoding TfoX/Sxy family protein — MDDEALRDLLQDFGPISIRRMFGGKGIYHQGLIFALVVRDELLFKADEITIPEFLDAGANQWTYEGRKGGDPIAMPYWSVPSEAFDDPEVMTRWARLAYDAALRSEKTKPKKKPAAKR, encoded by the coding sequence ATGGATGACGAAGCTCTTCGCGATCTGTTGCAGGACTTTGGCCCCATCAGCATCCGACGCATGTTCGGCGGCAAGGGCATTTATCATCAAGGCCTGATTTTTGCGCTCGTCGTCCGCGACGAGTTGCTCTTCAAGGCCGACGAAATAACCATTCCTGAATTTCTCGACGCCGGTGCCAACCAATGGACCTATGAAGGCCGCAAAGGTGGGGATCCAATTGCCATGCCTTATTGGAGCGTGCCGAGCGAGGCTTTCGATGACCCGGAAGTGATGACACGCTGGGCACGTCTTGCCTATGACGCCGCTTTGCGAAGCGAGAAAACCAAGCCCAAAAAGAAACCGGCTGCAAAGCGCTAG
- a CDS encoding DEAD/DEAH box helicase, with amino-acid sequence MTTFAELGLSPKVLAAVEAAGYTAPTPIQAGAIPPALERKDVLGIAQTGTGKTASFVLPMLTLLEKGRARARMPRTLILEPTRELAAQVEENFTKYGVNQRLNVALLIGGVSFDEQERKLERGADVLIATPGRLLDHFERGKLLLTGVEILVIDEADRMLDMGFIPDIERICKLIPFTRQTLFFSATMPPEITKLTEQFLHSPSRIEVAKASSTAKTVTQRLVKSSKKDWDKRAVLRDLIRAEGDTLKNAIIFCNRKKDVSELFRSLTRHEFNAGALHGDMDQRARMAMLANFKDGKLQLLVASDVAARGLDIPDVSHVFNFDVPIHSEDYVHRIGRTGRAGRSGKAFTIVTPSDTKYLAAIENMIGEKIEWRDGDLSTLPVSDEADEPRKGRNARSKGKDAQGKDAKGKEKSKDKAKAKPVETMDPAEQPQPVIEASDRRDAIRASNDERRGRPQHEPKRRRDRDDDGPTPVGFGDDIPAFMLIPTGV; translated from the coding sequence TTGACGACATTTGCCGAACTCGGTCTTTCCCCGAAAGTGCTCGCTGCTGTAGAAGCGGCGGGATATACTGCGCCCACACCCATTCAGGCAGGAGCCATTCCTCCGGCACTTGAACGCAAGGACGTTCTCGGTATCGCGCAGACGGGCACCGGCAAGACGGCGTCTTTCGTGCTTCCGATGCTGACGCTTCTGGAAAAGGGCAGGGCGCGGGCTCGCATGCCGCGCACGCTCATCCTGGAGCCGACCCGTGAACTCGCGGCTCAGGTCGAGGAAAATTTCACCAAATACGGTGTCAATCAGCGGCTGAATGTTGCCCTTTTGATTGGTGGCGTTTCGTTCGATGAACAGGAGCGCAAGCTGGAACGCGGTGCAGATGTTCTGATCGCGACACCCGGTCGTCTTCTCGATCATTTCGAGCGCGGCAAGCTGCTGTTGACCGGCGTTGAGATTCTCGTCATCGACGAGGCAGACCGCATGCTCGACATGGGCTTCATTCCCGACATTGAGCGTATCTGCAAGCTCATCCCATTTACGCGTCAGACCTTGTTTTTCTCGGCCACCATGCCGCCGGAAATTACCAAGCTGACCGAACAGTTCCTGCACTCTCCTTCACGCATCGAGGTTGCCAAGGCTTCCTCCACGGCGAAGACCGTGACCCAGCGTCTGGTAAAGTCCAGCAAAAAGGATTGGGACAAGCGTGCGGTCCTGCGTGATCTCATCCGTGCCGAAGGCGATACGCTCAAGAACGCGATCATCTTCTGCAACCGTAAGAAGGATGTGTCCGAGCTTTTCCGTTCGCTGACACGGCACGAGTTCAATGCCGGTGCCCTGCATGGGGACATGGATCAGCGCGCTCGCATGGCCATGCTGGCTAACTTCAAGGACGGCAAACTGCAGCTTCTGGTCGCGTCCGATGTCGCTGCGCGCGGCCTTGACATTCCTGATGTGAGCCACGTTTTCAACTTTGATGTTCCCATCCATTCGGAAGATTATGTTCACCGCATTGGTCGCACCGGTCGCGCCGGACGTTCTGGCAAGGCATTCACTATCGTAACGCCTTCGGATACGAAATATCTGGCTGCTATCGAAAACATGATTGGTGAAAAGATCGAATGGCGGGACGGGGATTTGTCAACGTTGCCAGTTTCTGACGAGGCGGATGAGCCGCGCAAGGGCAGAAATGCTCGCAGCAAAGGCAAGGATGCCCAAGGCAAGGACGCCAAGGGCAAGGAAAAATCGAAAGACAAGGCAAAAGCCAAGCCTGTCGAGACGATGGATCCTGCCGAACAGCCGCAGCCGGTGATTGAAGCCAGTGATCGCCGTGACGCGATCCGCGCTTCGAACGACGAGCGTCGTGGCAGGCCTCAGCATGAACCGAAGCGCCGTCGTGATCGTGACGACGACGGTCCGACACCTGTTGGATTCGGTGATGATATTCCGGCTTTTATGCTGATTCCGACTGGCGTTTAA
- a CDS encoding cysteine desulfurase, with translation MDQKNPLVAAYDVEAIRRDFPILSREVHGKPLVYLDNGASAQKPQSVIDAVTHAYSNEYANVHRGLHFLSNAATDAYEKSRETVRRFLNAGSVDEIVFTKNATEAINTVAYGYGMPNIGEGDEILLSIMEHHSNIVPWHFIRERQGAKLIFTPVDDEGVFHIEEFEKRLTERTKLVAITHMSNALGTVTPIKKIVELAHARGIPVLVDGSQGAVHLPVDVQDLGCDWYVFTGHKVYGPSGIGVLYGRAEMLEKMCPFQGGGEMIEEVTEENVTYNHPPHRFEAGTPPIVQAIGLGAALEYMEKIGRHAILAHEEDLRDYAHEQLGRINSLRIYGNAPDKGAIISFALEGIHAHDVSMVIDRAGVAVRAGTHCAQPLLKRFGVTSTCRASFALYNTRAEVDALAEALEKARKFFG, from the coding sequence ATGGACCAGAAGAATCCGCTTGTTGCGGCCTATGACGTGGAAGCCATCCGCCGGGATTTCCCGATCCTGTCGCGCGAAGTCCACGGCAAGCCGCTTGTCTATCTCGACAATGGCGCTTCGGCGCAAAAGCCGCAAAGCGTCATCGATGCGGTGACGCATGCTTATTCCAATGAATATGCGAATGTGCATCGCGGCCTGCATTTCCTGTCGAATGCCGCAACCGATGCCTATGAAAAGTCGCGCGAGACCGTCCGTCGTTTTCTGAATGCCGGCTCGGTCGATGAGATCGTCTTCACCAAAAATGCTACTGAAGCCATCAATACGGTCGCCTATGGTTATGGCATGCCGAATATTGGCGAAGGTGATGAAATCCTGCTGTCGATCATGGAGCATCACTCCAATATCGTGCCATGGCATTTCATTCGCGAGCGTCAGGGCGCGAAGCTGATCTTTACACCGGTTGATGACGAAGGTGTGTTCCATATCGAGGAATTCGAAAAGCGTCTGACCGAGCGTACGAAGCTTGTCGCAATCACCCACATGTCCAACGCGCTTGGCACAGTCACCCCGATCAAGAAGATCGTTGAACTGGCCCATGCGCGCGGCATTCCGGTGCTGGTCGACGGCAGCCAGGGTGCGGTGCATCTGCCGGTCGATGTGCAGGATCTGGGCTGCGACTGGTATGTTTTCACTGGACACAAGGTCTATGGTCCGTCCGGTATCGGTGTCCTCTATGGACGCGCGGAGATGCTGGAAAAGATGTGTCCCTTCCAGGGCGGTGGCGAAATGATCGAGGAAGTGACGGAAGAAAACGTTACTTACAATCATCCGCCGCACCGTTTTGAAGCGGGCACACCGCCCATCGTTCAGGCGATCGGCCTTGGTGCAGCACTCGAATATATGGAAAAGATCGGCCGTCACGCCATTCTCGCCCATGAGGAAGATCTGCGTGACTACGCGCATGAGCAGCTCGGGCGGATCAATTCGTTGCGCATTTACGGCAACGCGCCAGATAAGGGCGCAATCATCTCGTTTGCGCTGGAAGGAATTCATGCGCATGACGTGTCGATGGTGATCGACAGGGCCGGGGTGGCCGTGCGTGCCGGAACGCATTGCGCACAGCCGCTCTTGAAACGTTTCGGCGTTACCTCTACATGCCGTGCATCCTTCGCCCTGTATAATACCCGTGCTGAAGTGGATGCATTGGCGGAAGCCTTGGAAAAGGCAAGGAAGTTTTTCGGATGA
- the sufC gene encoding Fe-S cluster assembly ATPase SufC, whose product MLEIKNLHAKIADTDTEIIRGLNLTVNKGEVAAIMGPNGSGKSTLSYILAGRDDYEVTEGDILYNGESILELDPAERAAKGIFLAFQYPMEIPGVATMEFLKVAMNSQRKARGEPELKIPEFIKRVKDVAGGLNIDMNMLKRPLNVGFSGGEKKRAEILQMQLLEPSLCVLDETDSGLDIDALKIVSEGVNALRSPDRAVIVITHYQRLLEYIVPDSVHVLYKGQVIKSGDKTLALHLEENGYAEVIGEAA is encoded by the coding sequence ATGCTTGAGATCAAGAACCTCCATGCAAAAATCGCCGACACGGATACCGAGATCATCCGTGGCCTGAACCTCACCGTGAACAAGGGTGAAGTGGCTGCGATCATGGGTCCGAACGGTTCGGGCAAGTCCACGCTGTCCTACATCCTGGCTGGTCGCGACGACTATGAAGTGACCGAAGGCGACATTCTCTATAACGGCGAGTCGATCCTCGAACTCGACCCGGCAGAACGCGCCGCCAAGGGCATTTTCCTCGCTTTCCAATATCCGATGGAAATACCGGGGGTTGCCACGATGGAATTCCTGAAAGTTGCGATGAACAGCCAGCGCAAGGCGCGCGGCGAGCCGGAACTGAAGATTCCGGAATTCATCAAGCGCGTGAAGGACGTCGCCGGCGGCCTCAACATCGACATGAACATGCTCAAGCGCCCGCTCAATGTCGGCTTCTCCGGCGGCGAAAAGAAGCGCGCTGAAATTCTTCAGATGCAGCTTCTGGAACCAAGCCTCTGCGTACTCGACGAAACCGACTCCGGCCTCGACATCGATGCGCTGAAGATCGTTTCGGAAGGCGTCAACGCGCTGCGTTCGCCAGACCGTGCCGTGATCGTCATCACCCACTATCAGCGTCTGCTCGAATACATCGTTCCTGATAGTGTGCATGTGCTTTACAAGGGCCAGGTCATCAAGTCCGGTGACAAGACCCTCGCTTTGCACCTTGAAGAAAACGGTTATGCCGAAGTAATCGGCGAAGCAGCCTGA
- the sufD gene encoding Fe-S cluster assembly protein SufD: MNIQTAQTAKPRTPAESALIDSFGDLIGNLSGNGDVVVARDTALELLKTHGLPSRRVESWHYTDFRTLLKGVAAFDSSAGTQPLSALLAGSTILAASNGVALDAKAPEGVSLTPVREALADGSLALQLKTRGTDDTIGQINAAYVSDGWMISIADGTELEAPLEIQNIQKTGQGHTRFPVRIGSDVKATIIERQNGGEGDAFSTSVSHVSVGDGAEVLWVILRDFGQATQLSQFNATIGKGSKLTLYIVNAGGKLVRQEVHVNVTGEDSDFELRGLNLLADDTHTDITMTVGHLVENTRSTQIIRNVVKDRARGVFQGMIRVAQIAQKTDARMACNTLLLSDEGEFDAKPELEIFADDVACGHGATVAELSKDYLFYLMARGISENDARGLLIKAFIAEIIEELEDETLVEALEEVLSNWLAIHA, encoded by the coding sequence ATGAATATCCAGACCGCTCAGACCGCAAAGCCGAGGACGCCCGCTGAAAGCGCGCTGATCGATAGTTTTGGCGATCTTATCGGCAATTTGTCCGGTAACGGCGATGTCGTTGTCGCACGCGATACGGCGCTTGAACTGCTCAAGACCCACGGGCTTCCGTCCCGCCGCGTTGAAAGCTGGCATTACACGGATTTCCGCACGCTTTTGAAGGGCGTTGCCGCGTTCGACAGTTCTGCTGGTACCCAGCCGCTTTCCGCATTGCTCGCCGGTTCCACCATTCTGGCCGCCAGCAATGGCGTTGCGCTTGACGCAAAGGCGCCCGAAGGCGTGTCGCTGACGCCGGTGCGTGAAGCGCTGGCCGACGGCTCGCTGGCTCTCCAGCTCAAGACACGTGGCACAGACGATACAATCGGCCAGATCAACGCTGCTTACGTCAGCGATGGCTGGATGATTTCGATTGCCGACGGCACCGAGCTGGAAGCGCCTCTCGAAATCCAGAACATCCAGAAGACCGGACAGGGCCACACGCGCTTTCCGGTTCGCATCGGTTCGGACGTCAAGGCAACGATCATCGAGCGCCAGAACGGCGGCGAGGGCGATGCTTTCTCGACGTCGGTAAGCCATGTTTCAGTTGGCGACGGCGCAGAAGTCCTCTGGGTCATCCTGCGCGACTTCGGTCAGGCAACACAGCTTTCGCAGTTCAATGCGACGATTGGCAAGGGCTCCAAGCTCACGCTCTACATCGTCAATGCGGGCGGCAAGCTGGTTCGTCAGGAAGTGCACGTCAATGTGACGGGCGAAGATTCCGACTTCGAGCTTCGTGGCCTCAATCTTCTGGCCGACGACACCCACACCGACATCACCATGACTGTCGGCCATCTGGTGGAAAACACCCGTTCGACCCAGATCATCCGCAATGTGGTGAAGGACCGCGCGCGCGGCGTTTTCCAGGGCATGATCCGCGTTGCGCAGATCGCCCAGAAGACCGATGCCCGCATGGCCTGCAACACGCTTCTGCTTTCGGACGAAGGCGAGTTCGACGCCAAGCCGGAACTCGAAATCTTTGCCGATGACGTGGCCTGCGGTCACGGCGCAACGGTTGCCGAGCTTTCCAAGGACTATCTGTTCTATCTGATGGCCCGTGGCATTTCGGAAAACGACGCACGGGGCCTGCTGATCAAGGCATTTATCGCCGAGATCATCGAAGAGCTGGAAGACGAAACGCTGGTGGAAGCGCTGGAAGAAGTGCTGTCCAACTGGCTCGCCATTCATGCCTGA
- a CDS encoding NAD kinase, with the protein MEDKSLALHFLSSGTEESLVAQKELVARYGHVAAEDADIIVALGGDGTMLQALRDFMNSGTPIYGMNRGSVGFLMNEFSVDDLPERILAAQMETIRPLVMAAETDSGQSFEALAINEVSLFRQSYQAAKIRITIDGKVRLDELVCDGVMVATPAGSTAYNLSAQGPILPLEAPLLALTPVSPFRPRRWGGALLPKHVTVRMDLLETEKRPVNAVADNNEVKSVKSVTVREAPNSQVAILFDRNHSWDERILTEQFRH; encoded by the coding sequence ATGGAAGATAAATCGCTCGCGCTTCATTTTCTGTCATCGGGAACCGAAGAATCACTTGTCGCCCAAAAGGAGCTGGTGGCTCGCTACGGCCATGTGGCTGCCGAAGACGCCGATATTATCGTCGCGCTCGGCGGCGATGGAACCATGCTTCAGGCACTTCGCGACTTCATGAACAGTGGTACACCGATTTACGGCATGAATCGCGGGTCGGTCGGTTTTCTGATGAACGAGTTCAGTGTGGACGATCTGCCGGAGCGTATTCTGGCCGCCCAGATGGAAACCATTCGCCCGCTTGTTATGGCCGCAGAAACCGATTCCGGGCAATCGTTCGAGGCTTTGGCGATCAATGAAGTTTCATTGTTCCGCCAATCCTATCAGGCCGCAAAAATCCGCATAACGATTGACGGCAAGGTACGCCTGGACGAGCTCGTTTGCGATGGCGTTATGGTCGCGACGCCCGCTGGCTCCACCGCCTACAATCTTTCGGCACAAGGGCCTATTCTGCCGCTCGAAGCGCCGCTTCTGGCACTGACACCGGTGAGCCCGTTTCGTCCGCGCCGGTGGGGCGGTGCCCTGCTGCCAAAGCATGTGACGGTCCGTATGGATTTGCTGGAAACCGAAAAACGTCCCGTCAATGCAGTTGCCGATAATAACGAGGTCAAATCGGTCAAGTCTGTAACGGTACGGGAAGCGCCGAACAGCCAGGTCGCCATCCTGTTCGATCGAAATCATTCCTGGGATGAGCGCATCCTGACGGAACAGTTCAGGCACTAG